In the genome of Telluria beijingensis, one region contains:
- a CDS encoding PhoX family protein, with protein sequence MNKPTDFARIPADHDDIDSNASSNEHFSDVLQKRLSRRSMLRGGAATAATALLGSFGLAGCGGSDDDPVTPPTTPPPTGTNPPPPVEKLLAFTAVGKSLADTVVVPAGYTATVLYALGDPISNTTAAYKNDGTDTDFENRAGDHHDGMEFFSLSDTGGVSTTGATRGLLAMNHEATTNEGLPSYFVHANGGTNSLPRPALEVDKEMALHGLSIVEVRTNNGKWEYLQNSNFNRRVHQQTEVQISGPVRGNALVKTKYSPDGTKFRGTINNCGTGRTPWNTYLSGEENWAGYFTRSSTDNAARGDKSVASLNRYGLSQGAASRHGWETGGADDKYQRWNISKIGTSLDGTDDYRNELNGEGYIIEMDAYDKTRPLKKRTALGRFAHESASFGRLTAGQPLAVYMGDDSRGEYIYKFVSTAPWNPADAVAADRIATGDKYLDSGKLYVARFNADGKGQWIELSLSNAAIAAYANYKFADQADVLVNARLAADAVGATKMDRPEWCAVNPANGEIYYTLTNNSNRRVEPSSSSQVAPDAANPRSYTDMKGSTAQLGNSNGHIIRVREDAAGSTATTFAWDVYLFGAEAAADAGRINLSGLTNDQDFSSPDGLAFSQSTGICWFQTDDGAYTDVTNCMMVAGLPGKVGDGKKVTLSYPKTDGSTLNVDTFVGKAASADTLKRFLVGPVGCELTGITETPDGKALFVNIQHPGETTAAANIGDATKYTSQWPANAGYGAGKRPRSATLVITKNDGGRIGS encoded by the coding sequence GTGAACAAGCCGACCGATTTCGCCCGCATCCCTGCCGACCATGACGACATCGATTCGAACGCCTCGTCGAACGAACACTTCAGCGACGTCCTCCAGAAACGCCTGAGCCGCCGCAGCATGCTGCGCGGCGGCGCCGCGACGGCTGCGACCGCCCTGCTCGGCAGCTTCGGCCTGGCCGGCTGCGGCGGTTCGGACGACGATCCTGTCACCCCACCGACCACCCCGCCGCCGACCGGCACCAATCCGCCGCCGCCGGTCGAGAAGCTGCTCGCCTTCACCGCCGTCGGCAAGAGCCTGGCCGATACCGTGGTGGTCCCGGCCGGCTATACCGCGACCGTCCTGTACGCGCTGGGCGACCCGATCAGCAACACCACCGCAGCCTACAAGAACGACGGCACCGATACCGATTTCGAGAACCGCGCCGGCGACCACCACGACGGCATGGAATTCTTCTCGCTGTCCGACACCGGCGGCGTCTCGACCACCGGCGCCACCCGCGGCCTGCTGGCGATGAACCACGAAGCCACCACCAACGAAGGCCTGCCGTCGTACTTCGTGCACGCCAACGGCGGCACCAACTCGCTGCCGCGCCCGGCCCTCGAGGTCGATAAAGAGATGGCGCTGCACGGCCTGTCGATCGTCGAAGTCCGCACCAACAACGGCAAGTGGGAATACCTGCAGAACTCGAACTTCAACCGCCGCGTGCACCAGCAGACCGAAGTCCAGATCTCGGGCCCGGTGCGCGGCAACGCCCTGGTCAAGACCAAGTATTCGCCGGACGGCACCAAGTTCCGCGGCACCATCAACAACTGCGGCACCGGCCGCACCCCGTGGAACACCTATCTGTCGGGCGAGGAAAACTGGGCCGGCTACTTCACCCGTTCGAGCACCGACAATGCCGCGCGCGGCGACAAGAGCGTGGCCTCGCTCAACCGCTACGGCCTGTCGCAGGGCGCGGCGTCGCGCCACGGCTGGGAAACCGGCGGCGCGGACGACAAGTACCAGCGCTGGAACATCAGCAAGATCGGCACCTCGCTTGATGGCACCGACGACTACCGCAATGAACTGAACGGCGAAGGCTACATCATCGAGATGGACGCCTACGACAAGACCCGTCCGCTCAAGAAGCGCACCGCGCTGGGCCGCTTCGCCCACGAAAGCGCCTCGTTCGGCCGCCTGACCGCCGGCCAGCCGCTGGCCGTCTACATGGGCGACGACTCGCGCGGCGAGTACATCTATAAATTCGTGTCGACCGCCCCGTGGAACCCGGCAGACGCCGTTGCCGCCGACCGCATCGCCACCGGCGACAAATACCTCGACAGTGGCAAGCTGTACGTGGCCAGGTTCAACGCCGACGGCAAGGGCCAGTGGATCGAGCTGTCGCTGTCCAACGCCGCCATCGCGGCCTACGCCAACTACAAGTTCGCCGACCAGGCCGACGTGCTGGTCAACGCCCGCCTGGCCGCCGACGCCGTCGGCGCGACCAAGATGGACCGTCCGGAATGGTGCGCGGTGAACCCGGCCAACGGCGAGATCTACTACACGCTGACCAACAACAGCAACCGCCGCGTCGAGCCGAGCAGCTCGAGCCAGGTCGCGCCGGACGCCGCCAACCCGCGTTCGTACACCGACATGAAGGGTTCCACCGCCCAACTGGGCAACTCGAACGGTCATATCATCCGCGTGCGTGAAGATGCCGCCGGTTCGACCGCGACCACCTTCGCCTGGGACGTCTACCTGTTCGGCGCCGAAGCGGCCGCCGATGCCGGCCGCATCAACCTGTCGGGCCTGACCAACGACCAGGACTTCTCGAGCCCGGACGGCCTGGCATTCAGCCAGTCGACCGGCATCTGCTGGTTCCAGACCGACGATGGCGCCTACACCGACGTCACCAACTGCATGATGGTGGCCGGCCTGCCGGGCAAGGTGGGCGACGGCAAGAAGGTCACCCTGAGCTATCCGAAGACCGATGGCTCGACCCTGAACGTCGACACCTTCGTGGGCAAGGCCGCCAGCGCCGACACGCTCAAGCGCTTCCTGGTCGGACCGGTCGGCTGCGAACTGACCGGCATCACCGAGACCCCGGACGGCAAGGCGCTGTTCGTCAACATCCAGCACCCGGGCGAGACCACCGCCGCCGCGAACATCGGCGACGCGACCAAGTACACCAGCCAGTGGCCGGCGAATGCGGGCTACGGCGCCGGCAAGCGTCCACGCTCGGCGACCCTGGTCATCACGAAAAACGACGGCGGCCGTATCGGTTCGTAA